AGCATCTTGATTCAATCTCTTACAAGCAATGATTGGGTTATCATGACATCGCCGTTTCCCAAGTCAACTTCTCGCCCTGGTGATGGCCGCATTGTCGTGAGACTGCTTCCAGCTGGAGGCAGCGGCCTCGAGACCATCAGCTACCAATACCCTTTGAAATTGATCTCGCCCTCGCCCACAGTGGCCCAGAAAAGCGCCTTGGTCTTTCTCCTATCATACGGAGGTGGCCTGgttggcggtgatggcgtcAATCTCACTATTCGTGTCCATAAAGGATCGAGCCTCAGCCTAGTCACTCAGGGCCACACCAAGATATTCAAGTCTCCCTCGCCAGAAATCGTTACAAGCCAGAGGTTACAAGTGCAgatcgatgaagatgctgcaATCTGCCTGTTACCGGATCCTGTCCAGCCATTTGAAGACAGCGTGTACGAGCAGGTTCAAGTCTTTAACCTGGCCAATCGGGCATCGTTATGCCTCCTGGATTGGGTGACGCAAGGTAGGATAGCACGCGGAGAGAATTGGAGTTTCAGGAGCTGGAAAGGGCGCAACGAAGTTTGGACACAAGCATCGGACCCGGCACAAAAGGAGAGACTCCTAATCAGGGACAATATCATCTTGAACCGAGGTGGAAGCCAGCCAATTGGTTTGTCACTGAAAGACACGATGCAGAAAATGAGCATACTGGGCACACTTATTCTCCGCGGACCGGTCATGGCACCCATTGGAGACTTCTTCATGAGAGAATTCGCTGCTCTTCCACGAATAGGATCTCGCGACTTTCGCTCAAAAGAGGATCAAGAGAGGGACTCGAAGGAAATGCCAGAGTTTGAGCAGTGGCGATCACGAAGAATCGACATGGAAAGACAGCAGGGGGTGCTTTGGTCAGCGGCTCAGGTTCGAGGATGTGTCATCGTCAAGTTTGGGGCTGCTTCTGTTGAAGCTGGACGATCATGGATTGGGACAATGCTGGCAAGAGAAGGAAGCATAGCCGCGTATTTCGGGCGTTCAGCTCTCATGTGTGTTGAGCCTTGATGTATTCTATATTTCATTATACCTGTATCAGTACCAGTATGAAGCATAATGTTTGATTGCCAGTCACCTTGGAGTTGCTTACAGGTTCCCCAGCATCATCAGATGCATTCGCCTCTCTCCCTGTATCAGAAGAGCCAACTCATGTGAAGAACTACGTCAATGGATCAAATGACCACCTGCATTGAGGCGTCGTCCATTTCACACATTTGTCACAGAAATGACATTTGTAGTCATCGCCTCGCTTTAGCCACCGATCTATCATCATTCTAAGTCTCGTTCCCGTTAACCTTGTCATCAATCTCACTTACAAAAGTTACAAACAAGAATAGCGGCTTCAGCCCTGGTGGAGCTTAATACAGTGCCCGCTAAGGCCGGATACAGGGGCCTTTCTGTTGTAATCGTGCATTTtagcatccatggatctgATCAATCAATTCTATACTTTCGTCCCCCACCAGCCCAGTTGCAGCactaaaaaaaagagcccCGCCAAAACTTTGAATTTTCTAGACAGAAGCTTCGGATTGTCTACAACTCAATCCAATGACCGCGATTGACTCATCATCACATACACAACATGGTTCGTGGCAGAGCTACCGGTAGAGGCGTGGGCAGAGGCAGTGCGGCCGCCTCGTCAAGATCTCAGACCGAAGGCGCGGACGATTCAAATCAGCTGTCCAGCAACGCAGCGCCAACAGCAAACATGGGATTGGCAGAGTCAAGCAACGATCAGGGCGCTTCATCACAatcagcagcctcaacagcccGGAGAGGTGCTACATCCGCACGGGCGGCGCGCGGTGCAGCTTCGACCGGCAGATTCAGACCCAAGAACGTTCGACGAGATGAGTCAGAGCGAGATGCGCTGGCCCAGCAGGAACAGCAGAAGGCGAGCGACAGAGCCGCAGACGAGAGGCGCGCCAGGGGCCGGTCACGATTCCGCAGCAAAAGAAGTCGTGGTGATGCTATGGGAAGCAGAGGAGGCGGCTTCGGGCGGCCAGTAGGCGGAGCCAGCGGGCCCTTTTCTTCAGGGATGGGAGGTCCAGGTATGTCGGAATGAAGCTGTCGATGAGCTTATATTTCGTCTATGATGCTAACATGGGATTGAATTCGGTAGGCGGCACAGCTGGTGGAGGTTGGTTtggtgctggcggcggcggtggcggcggtggtggtttCGCAAGAACTGGTAAATTCGAAGGCAAGCCTGGCTCTGGGTTCGGATTCGCCAGCGAGGGGGGCTTCCGAGAAACGAGAATCAACGCCGACAAACTTCACACAATGGCACACGACGAAGACTTGGACAGCGAAGACGAAGCCATGTTGGCTGCACTTCATTCCCGGCCAGGGGGCGTCATGCCCATGGGCATACTCCGACGAGAACACAAGGAAGCACCCGTGGTTGTTGCTACGACTGCGGAATTAGAGGCGGCGGAGAAGGCGTTGGACGAAGAGGAAAGCCTCTGGGTCGATGGTGAAGCACCCGGATCATTACCACCGGCCGATCAACCCGAAGAAGGCGACTGGAATACGAGTGCCAAAAGGGCAGCTAAAGTCAAGAAGGAGCCGACAGATGATACCATGGACCTGGATGTTGATATCAAGCCTGCAGATGAGGGCAAGCTGCCTTTGGCCAAGAtaaaggccaagaagccgaTGGCTCAGGATCCTGAGGAGAATATGATTCGTACGGATTTGAGCCTTCTGGCAAGCGAACTCGGCGCAATCACGATCAACGGAGACGGCGAAGAGAAGGCAGACGAGACTGGTAACAAGGATGGTCGACTATATCTCTTCCAATTTCCCCCACTGCTCCCGCCCTTGAAGCAGGTTGCCGCCCCCCAGCCTCGCATtaaagtcaaagaagaagagcaacacTCTGCTAGCTTGCATGCGACCCCCTTAAGCGTGTCATCTACCGCTACACCCGTCGACCTCACACAacaaggcgaagaggaggaggaggagtcagatgaagaggatgaagagcaagagcgCAGAAACGGTTTTAGGTCTCAGGCACTTTCCAACGGCGGTCTTATCGGCCGGCTCAACGTCAGAAAATCCGGCAAGGTGGAGCTGGACTGGGGAGGCCGCATCCTTGAGATGAGCCCTGCGGCAGGCATGAACTTCCTCACGACGGCCGTCATCGTTGAGGAGTCGGATGAGAAGCCACAAAACGGCGTCACGACAGGCGAGAGCATCGGCATGGGCAAGATTATGGGTCGCTTTGTGCTCGCGCCGATATGgaacgaggaggaggagtgggaAGTCGCGCCTGAGGAGCTCGACATTGGGGCCATGAATCAATGAAACAATAAATGAATGAATAAACATAATGAAACATCAATACCGCGGCAGATGATAATGGAAGTGAGTACCGCTTTGGCCAGTTAATTTTACTCTTTCGTGGATGATTTGCTGTTAAATAGGCAAGCTTCGAAGGCTAGTTCAATGGAAGGCCATATCCAGCCCTTGAGTCAAAATACAGAGCAAGGCAGGTGAGATCCGATCAGATGCAGTTGATCGTACCTTTCATCAGCTCATACTTTCTCCCCCTTATATATCCATTCCATCCCCAGGCGTTGTCTTCTCCGGTTGTTTTCGTTTCCTTGCCACTATATTTACATCCATTCTTCATTTCCACGGCTCGCTCCCTACATGAACTTTGACTTCTTTATCCGTCTCTTCTTGGGAATAacaattttcttctctgcaaCAAACATTGATAACATCATGGAAGATACCTCACACTCAGGCCATCACGCTGGCTGGCAACATCAGGAGAACCAGGGTGAGGGCACGGATTCATCTGACACGGGTCTCGCAACCAATACTGAGAGCACGGGTTCATCTGACACGGATCCCGCAACCAATACGAATGTCTCGGGAGGAAATCCACGAGGCAGCATTAGTTTTACAGCAATGGCTGCCCTGGTTCAGGAGTCTCAGCGGCTTGCTAACGCATCTCTTGGCCGTGTTCCCCGGTCCCAGAGCGCATCTAATTCTAATGCTACAATTGGAATTCATGGGGATGCCAATTCCCCGGATCCTGAGGACCGCCTGGCAATGTTGAACCAGTATCTTGAACGGCTCCAGGGCCCTAACACCGTGTTGGAGGGGAGTATACAGGCGTTGAACAGACAGCTTCAGCGATCGAATAACAACAATAATGTCACCGACATGATACAGAGATTGGACGGACGGTTTGCGGATCTCGAGAAGCGCATGAATGGCGTTACGGAAAGACTACAGGCATTGGACGGACAGCTTCAGCGGTCGAATAACAACAATGATATCACCGGCATGAGACAGAGAGTCGACGGACGGTTTGCGGATCTCGAGAATCGCATGAATGGCGTTATGGAATTACTACAGACATTCGACGTacggcttcagcagctcgagCGCGGGATGGCCCGCCAGACCGACGCCGCGATTCGACTTGCGAATCGAGTATCGAGGACCAACCAACGACTTGACCGGCTTGAGAGGCGGGCTCCTGAAGAGGATGACTATG
Above is a genomic segment from Trichoderma breve strain T069 chromosome 6, whole genome shotgun sequence containing:
- a CDS encoding ureD urease accessory protein domain-containing protein, whose product is MTSPFPKSTSRPGDGRIVVRLLPAGGSGLETISYQYPLKLISPSPTVAQKSALVFLLSYGGGLVGGDGVNLTIRVHKGSSLSLVTQGHTKIFKSPSPEIVTSQRLQVQIDEDAAICLLPDPVQPFEDSVYEQVQVFNLANRASLCLLDWVTQGRIARGENWSFRSWKGRNEVWTQASDPAQKERLLIRDNIILNRGGSQPIGLSLKDTMQKMSILGTLILRGPVMAPIGDFFMREFAALPRIGSRDFRSKEDQERDSKEMPEFEQWRSRRIDMERQQGVLWSAAQVRGCVIVKFGAASVEAGRSWIGTMLAREGSIAAYFGRSALMCVEP
- a CDS encoding RNA polymerase III RPC4 domain-containing protein is translated as MVRGRATGRGVGRGSAAASSRSQTEGADDSNQLSSNAAPTANMGLAESSNDQGASSQSAASTARRGATSARAARGAASTGRFRPKNVRRDESERDALAQQEQQKASDRAADERRARGRSRFRSKRSRGDAMGSRGGGFGRPVGGASGPFSSGMGGPGGTAGGGWFGAGGGGGGGGGFARTGKFEGKPGSGFGFASEGGFRETRINADKLHTMAHDEDLDSEDEAMLAALHSRPGGVMPMGILRREHKEAPVVVATTAELEAAEKALDEEESLWVDGEAPGSLPPADQPEEGDWNTSAKRAAKVKKEPTDDTMDLDVDIKPADEGKLPLAKIKAKKPMAQDPEENMIRTDLSLLASELGAITINGDGEEKADETGNKDGRLYLFQFPPLLPPLKQVAAPQPRIKVKEEEQHSASLHATPLSVSSTATPVDLTQQGEEEEEESDEEDEEQERRNGFRSQALSNGGLIGRLNVRKSGKVELDWGGRILEMSPAAGMNFLTTAVIVEESDEKPQNGVTTGESIGMGKIMGRFVLAPIWNEEEEWEVAPEELDIGAMNQ